The stretch of DNA GTCAGTTTTTTCTCCGTGATGTGTAGCGAGGCGTCATCTCGCACATCCGGCGAAAGTCCGTTAAGTAATTAACCCGACTGACTTACCAACTCTTAGGGTATCCGATAAGTTATGTCGGGTTTCGCCGGACCCAGAAGCTATGGGGTGTACCTAGAGTAGATCCCCCCATAGCCGTTGGGATGTTAGTAGCAGACGCCTCACGCAGGAGCAGCGGCGCTGGCTGTGAGGCCAATGGCTTCGGCGTATTTCAGATAGGTCTCGACTGAGGCTATGACTACCCTAGCCTCTACTGTAAGCAGTTCGATACCGACCAATGAGACTTTCACCCACGCATCAATCACAATACCTTTGTCCAGGATCCTGTCTACAA from Desulfomonilaceae bacterium encodes:
- the gvpA gene encoding gas vesicle structural protein GvpA → MAKIAKSTDSSSLAEVVDRILDKGIVIDAWVKVSLVGIELLTVEARVVIASVETYLKYAEAIGLTASAAAPA